The following is a genomic window from Bacteroidota bacterium.
AAGGAAAAAATGCTTAACTTCGAAAACAACCAAAAAAAATCGTTATGACTGAACATGAAAAACTTAAACTTGTATATACAGGTTCCGTGCTGGACGCTAACTATCTCATTACCATTCTCCAGGAAAACGGAATTGATGCTATGCTCAGGGATACTCTTGAAGAAAGCCTTAAAGCCGGATGGGTTTCCGGTGCCCAGGAAGATGCCGGTCTGGTTTATGTGATGGAAGAAGATTTTGAAAAAGCCAGCAAAATTGCCGATGATTATAAAAATTCCCTGAAATAACTTAAACGTCTCGCAATGCATAGAATTGCCGTGGATGCGGATATCGAAATGATAAGTCTGAGACTGAAATCCGCAGAAGAGATCTTTCGTAATGTTGAAGAATCAAGGTCATTTCTTGAAGAATGGCTTCCCTGGGTTCCCGAAACTCAGGGTATAGAAGATGTACAGCGCTATATTCGACAGGTTAACGATAAAAAATGCCCTAAACACGACGAATCCTTTGAAATCCGTTTTAATGAGGAATTTGCAGGTATTGTTACACTTAAGGAAATAGACACTTTTAATAGAAAAGCAGAAATTGGTTACTGGCTTACCAAACGCTATGC
Proteins encoded in this region:
- a CDS encoding DUF2007 domain-containing protein, translated to MTEHEKLKLVYTGSVLDANYLITILQENGIDAMLRDTLEESLKAGWVSGAQEDAGLVYVMEEDFEKASKIADDYKNSLK
- a CDS encoding GNAT family N-acetyltransferase codes for the protein MHRIAVDADIEMISLRLKSAEEIFRNVEESRSFLEEWLPWVPETQGIEDVQRYIRQVNDKKCPKHDESFEIRFNEEFAGIVTLKEIDTFNRKAEIGYWLTKRYAGKGIMMRSCKALIQYAFEDLGLNKVFIRCSVENVRSCNIPKQLQFTFEGIEREGEFLNRKFVDLKIYSMLKKEWLKIHVNNRKH